A single window of Osmia bicornis bicornis chromosome 14, iOsmBic2.1, whole genome shotgun sequence DNA harbors:
- the LOC114880388 gene encoding lysosomal thioesterase PPT2 homolog isoform X2: protein MHPGTQVYNTPRYAGWSSLEPMWRQVEEIGVDVLSIGAAFPEGIHLVGYSQGGLLARAILQRFPKHNVRNFISLSSPQAGQYGTRFLHLFFPDLVCETAYELFYSKIGQHTSVGNYWNDPHHQKLYYKYSKFLPYLNNEINMTRKSTDFKEGLTKLKRMVLVGGPEDGVITPWQSSHFAYYDANETVVEMRDRDIYKDDLIGLKTLDKSDRLTLITVPNVPHYEWHRNVSIVDDYLLPYLD from the exons ATGCACCCTGGAACTCAGGTTTATAACACGCCAAGGTATGCTGGATGGAGTAGCCTGGAGCCAATGTGGCGACAGGTAGAGGAGATAGGAGTGGATGTCCTGTCCATAGGAGCTGCATTCCCTGAAGGAATACATCTAGTAGGCTATAGCCAAGGTGGTTTATTAGCTAGAGCCATATTGCAGAGATTTCCTAAGCATAATGTtaggaatttcatttcattgaGTTCCCCACAGGCTGGTCAATATGGAA ctCGTTTTCTGCATTTATTTTTCCCTGATCTGGTATGTGAAACTGCTTATGAACttttttattccaaaattgGACAGCACACAAGTGTTGGGAATTATTGGAACGATCCACATCATCAG AAATTGTATTACAAGTACAGCAAGTTTCTTCCATATctgaataatgaaataaatatgaCAAGGAAATCGACAGACTTTAAGGAAGGTCTTACCAAACTGAAACGTATGGTATTGGTCGGAGGACCCGAGGATGGTGTTATCACTCCATGGCAAAGCAGTCATTTTGCGTATTACGATGCTAACGAAACTGTGGTAGAAATGCGTGATAGAGATATTTATAAGGACGATTTAATTGGATTGAAAACATTGGACAAGAGTGACAGGCTCACTCTCATCACTGTACCAAATGTCCCTCATTATGAATGGCACAGAAATGTATCTATAGTGGATGACTATTTATTGCCATATTTAGATTAA
- the LOC114880388 gene encoding lysosomal thioesterase PPT2 homolog isoform X1 has product MALLNYRPFDFFALLLIVINNVVEGYHAVVVIHGVLTGSDSMELISNRIQEMHPGTQVYNTPRYAGWSSLEPMWRQVEEIGVDVLSIGAAFPEGIHLVGYSQGGLLARAILQRFPKHNVRNFISLSSPQAGQYGTRFLHLFFPDLVCETAYELFYSKIGQHTSVGNYWNDPHHQKLYYKYSKFLPYLNNEINMTRKSTDFKEGLTKLKRMVLVGGPEDGVITPWQSSHFAYYDANETVVEMRDRDIYKDDLIGLKTLDKSDRLTLITVPNVPHYEWHRNVSIVDDYLLPYLD; this is encoded by the exons ATGGCTCTACTAAATTATAGACCCTTTGATTTCTTCGCTTTGCTTTtgattgtaattaataatgtcGTCGAAGGTTATCATGCCGTGGTCGTTATCCATGGTGTGCTCACTGGAAGCGATAGCATGGAACTTATCAGCAATAGAATCCAAGAA ATGCACCCTGGAACTCAGGTTTATAACACGCCAAGGTATGCTGGATGGAGTAGCCTGGAGCCAATGTGGCGACAGGTAGAGGAGATAGGAGTGGATGTCCTGTCCATAGGAGCTGCATTCCCTGAAGGAATACATCTAGTAGGCTATAGCCAAGGTGGTTTATTAGCTAGAGCCATATTGCAGAGATTTCCTAAGCATAATGTtaggaatttcatttcattgaGTTCCCCACAGGCTGGTCAATATGGAA ctCGTTTTCTGCATTTATTTTTCCCTGATCTGGTATGTGAAACTGCTTATGAACttttttattccaaaattgGACAGCACACAAGTGTTGGGAATTATTGGAACGATCCACATCATCAG AAATTGTATTACAAGTACAGCAAGTTTCTTCCATATctgaataatgaaataaatatgaCAAGGAAATCGACAGACTTTAAGGAAGGTCTTACCAAACTGAAACGTATGGTATTGGTCGGAGGACCCGAGGATGGTGTTATCACTCCATGGCAAAGCAGTCATTTTGCGTATTACGATGCTAACGAAACTGTGGTAGAAATGCGTGATAGAGATATTTATAAGGACGATTTAATTGGATTGAAAACATTGGACAAGAGTGACAGGCTCACTCTCATCACTGTACCAAATGTCCCTCATTATGAATGGCACAGAAATGTATCTATAGTGGATGACTATTTATTGCCATATTTAGATTAA
- the LOC114880387 gene encoding venom serine carboxypeptidase, giving the protein MRNTMKRLVFVLQIAFFISVVSGFINVYPKLKSYPFPDDEDTGEPLFLTPLIESGKIEEARNKAVVQHKEMDDVSSYAGYLTVNKYYNSNMFFWFFPAVHNPKTAPVMLWLQGGPGATSMFGLFIENGPFIATANKTLAMRKYSWNKSHNIIYIDNPVGTGYSFTENDKGYATNETLVGRDVHTALVQFFKLFPELQNNDFYVAGESYAGKYVPAVSHAIKDFNIKAKTKINLKGLAIGNGLTDPENQLHYGDYLYQLGLVDENGRDLFHKYEEEGRSLIRQEKYEEAFQVFDDLLNSDLTGYPSLFKNLTGFDYYFNYLHTKDSNDSDYMSEWIQRPDVRKAIHVGNCSFHVEDNTVEMHLKADVMKSVAVLVSDLTQHYRVLLYNGQLDIIVAYPLTESYLQQLKWPGAEKYKVALRKQWWVENELAGYSKTVDNLTEVMVRNAGHMVPADQPKWALDLITRFTHNKSF; this is encoded by the exons ATGAGAAACACCATGAAGAGGCTCGTGTTCGTCTTACAGATCGCTTTCTTTATCTCAGTCGTAAGTGGATTCATAAACGTTTATCCTAAATTGAAAAGTTATCCATTTCCCGACGATGAAGATACGGGAGAGCCTCTATTCTTGACGCCTCTTATCGAAAGTGGCAAGATAGAAGAGGCTCGTAACAAAGCGGTCGTACAGCACAAAGAAATGGATGATGTCAGCAGTTATGCCGGTTACCTAACCGtcaataaatattacaattcGAACATGTTCTTTTGGTTTTTCCCAGCTGTG cacaATCCGAAAACTGCTCCTGTAATGTTATGGCTTCAAGGGGGTCCAGGTGCTACATCCATGTTTggtttatttattgaaaatggTCCATTCATAGCAACTGCAAACAAAACTCTTGCAATGCGTAAATATTCTTGGAACAAGTcacataatataatttatatcgATAATCCGGTGGGTACTGGATATAGTTTCACTGAGAATGATAAAGGATATGCCACCAATGAAACTCTTGTGGGAAGGGATGTTCATACTGCACTGGTACAGTTCTTCAAACTGTTCCCAGAACTACAGAACAATGATTTCTATGTCGCTGGTGAATCTTATGCTGGGAAATATGTACCTGCAGTGTCTCATGCAATCAAAGATTTCAATATCAAAGCAAAGACAAAGATAAACTTGAAGGGTTTGGCAATTGGGAATGGTTTGACTGATCCAGAGAATCAGTTACACTATGGAGATTATTTGTATCAGTTGGGATTAGTTGATGAAAATGGAAGAGACTTGTTCCATAAGTATGAAGAAGAGGGAAGAAGTCTGATTAGACAAGAGAAGTATGAAGAAGCCTTCCAAGTGTTTGATGACCTTCTTAACAGTGACTTAACTGGGTATCCATCATTGTTCAAAAACTTGACTGGATTTGATTACTACTTCAATTATCTGCATACCAAAGACTCGAATGATTCTGACTATATGTCAGAATGGATTCAGAGGCCAGATGTGAGGAAAGCAATACATGTTGGTAATTGCTCATTCCATGTTGAAGATAATACAGTAGAAATGCATCTAAAAGCTGATGTTATGAAGTCTGTGGCAGTCCTTGTATCAGATCTTACACAGCATTATAGAGTTCTCTTGTACAATGGACAGCTTGATATTATTGTTGCTTACCCTCTGACAGAGAGTTATTTGCAACAATTAAAATGGCCTGgtgctgaaaaatataaagtagCTCTTAGAAAACAGTGGTGGGTTGAAAATGAATTAGCTGGATATTCAAAAACTGTTGATAACTTAACTGAAGTTATGGTAAGAAATGCTGGTCATATGGTTCCTGCAGATCAGCCTAAATGGGCTCTTGATCTCATTACTCGTTTTACACACAATAAAAGTTTCTAA